The Ignavibacteriota bacterium genome contains the following window.
TGTTACGGATGCAAAAGTAATTCTGACATTCAATCCTCCATGGGATAAGTCAATGATGAGTGATGCGGCTGCTTTAGAACTCGGATTATTTTAAACTTAAATATATTTGAAAAATGGCATTAAAATTTTATTCTTTAAAAGTCAGCGATTTAGTTCGTGAAACAATTGATACTTTAACTATAACATTTGATGTTCCAAGTGAAATAAAAAGTGAATTTGCCTACAAACACGGGCAGTATATAACTGTGAAAGTACCTGTAAACGGTAGCGAAAACCGCCGTGCTTACTCAATCTGCACAAGTCCTGTTACAGATAATAAACTTTCAATCACCGTAAAAAAAGTTGATGACGGAATAGTGTCCCGCTATATCAATGAAACTCTTAAAATTGGTGATATGCTTGAAATTATGCCACCATTAGGCAATTTTACGATTGACCTGAACCCCGAAAGCAGCAATTCATACTTTTTGATTGGTGCAGGTAGCGGAATAACCCCATTAATGTCAATTTTGAAAACAATACTTGCGGTTGAATCAAACAGCAAAGTATATTTATTATATCAGAACAGAACTGAGGAAAGCATCATTTTTGCCGGTCAGCTAAGTGAATTGTCGCAAAAATATTCCGGCAGATTTTACCTCACAAATATATTAAGTCAGCCGACTGCGGACTGGAGCGGAGAAAAAGGCAGATTAAACAGTGATTTCATCGAAAAGTACATATCTGAAAATGCCGGAAATGAAATATTTAAAGCTCATTATTTTATTTGCGGACCGCAGGGATTAATGGAAACAAGCGACCTCGCACTCCGTAACCTGAAAGTTGCTTCTTATCAGATTCATAAGGAAATTTTTACTATCACCCAAACATCACCTGATGAAGGAAATGAAAATATCGTGCTTGATTCTAATGATGAAATTATCACCCGCAAAGTAAAAATAATTCTTTACAGCGAAGAAATTGAATTTCTTGTTGAGCCGGATGAAACTGTTCTCACAGCCGCTCAACGTGAAGGTCAGGACCCGCCGTTCTCCTGTCAGATTGGTGCTTGCTCAACCTGCCGCGCAAAACTTATTTCAGGCAAAGTGTATATGGATGAGCGTGATTCTCTTACTGATGAGGAGATTGAAGAAGGTTACGTTCTGACCTGTCAGGCACACCCTCTGACTGATGATGTCGTCATTGATTATGATGATTAGTTACATAATTTAGATAAACAGTTTTCATCAAAGGGCTGAATAATAAAATCTTCGTTTTCTCTTATTATTAGAATGTTTTCAAATGGATAAATATTCAATTTATTAAATTCAGATTTTTCATCTACAATAACATTAATTGTATTTATAAAATTCTTAAAATCAGCATCTAAAATTTTTGTACTTTTAACAATTATTATTTGATATTCATCTAAGCATATTCGATTAGCTAACATATTTGTTAATAATTCATTTTGGCAAGGTTTGCAGTATTGAGTTTGTATAATGATGTATTTGTTTCCATAAGAAATATCTATTTCCATTTTTTTTAAATATTCTTCAATAAGTTGATTGCTTGGATTGTTACAAGCTGACATGATGGAAAAATACATTAAAATTAGCAAAATTAAACTAAATTTCATTTGATTCTTTTCATTAATTTGAATAGTGAAAATGAAAAATAATTTTCATCATAATTAGGATTGTTTGGATTGTTATTTGAAATAATCAACCCTTCTTTTGTTACGAAGGTATTCAAAAAATAAAAATTCTTTGGAGGAAATAATTGTTCGTAGATCAAATTTAGGTTGCTATCAAGAATTGATATTGACCAACTACAATCGTAGTAATCATTAACTATTCCATTCACTTCAAATTCTTGCTTGTGTTTATTAATTCTATAAAATACTTTGTTATAATTGTCATATAATATTTTAAAGAACTCTGGCTTCATAATTTGATGTTTATTATTATAACTAAATTTCTTTCCTAAAGTTGTATCATATTTAGAAAATTCCTGAATATACTTGCTTTTAATAATTTTATAACTAATTAAATTTCCAATTTTATCGTACTTAAAAATTGTAGGATCATCACTAAAAATTACAACAATGCAACCATTGCTTTCACAATAAGATTTCGAAATTAAACCAGGGTCATCTTGTTTTGAAATTTCAATTGGATATTTTACCAACTTATTATGTTGTTGACTAACAATATTAAAATTTAACAAAGTATATGCTTTATAATGTTCAAACGGGTATCCATCCAAACCAATTTTAATAATTAAGTTATTATCAATTAAATACATCTGTTCATTAATATTATATTCAGTGACATATTTACCTTCAGGTACATATAGAATTTCATTAATATCCCAACTTTGTAAAATTTCTGAATTTGTATTTATTAAGAAAATTGAGTCATTAAATTTAGATATACAAAAAATTGAGTCAAGATTATGAATGAATATACCTTTTGCTTTGAAATTCAAATGAATAACATAATTTAAATTAAAATATTTGATACTATATAACTCAATTATATCAAAATCGGCATTGTAATTAACTAAATATTCTTGCTTTGATTTTAAATCATAGTAATAGGAAATCTTATTTGGCTGAGAATCAGTTGTATCACTAATACTGATAGAGAACGTCTTTTCATATTCAAAATTAATCTCATTGGAACTATCTGAACTACATGAAAATAAAAATATTATATACACAGAAAAAAAATGATATAATCTCATCTAACTTTAATAATTTATTATAGAAAAGGTACTGCCCAAAATGGACAGTACCCATTTGTATTAGTAAAATGCTGAATAGTCTGGGGTAGAATCAGGATATCCAAGAAAATGGATATAATAAGTTCTAACACCAGAACCGAAATCTAATTTACTCATGGTTGTGATACCATTACGTAAATCAAGCAGTGCGGGACCAGAAAAATTCTCAAAAATTTCTAGATAGTTGCCACTTGCGCTAAAGAATACATCAGTAGTTTGATTAACTATACGATTATCAAGCTCATCAAAATAAATTTCTTTAGGAGCTGTGACAATTACATCATCAAAACAATCTCTTTTGGGTGTTTCGCAATCTCGAATAGCTTTCTTATAAGTTCTTGTTGGAGACGACATGGTGCCAGCAACAATATTCATTGGTTGAAAATCGTCTTGTGTACTCGATTTTTGATTATTTGTAGAAGTATCAGAACAAGACATCACTATCGAAATTGATATGATTACAATTATTATTTTATACATATTATTTACCATAAGTATTTGTGAAAAATAATTTTTTATAGTGACGGATACATTAATTGCGGCTTATCCACCACTCTTAACGGACAATCATAAGCAACCTCGCAATTTATTTGCTAAAGTTTGATTATAATTGTTGGAGATTGTATTTATATATTTTTGCTTTTTATTCTGAGTTGAAGAATTTAGTAAGGCTCTGATACCTGATACCTGATACCTGATACCTGATACCTGTGCAGTATTTAAAATAATATGTTAGATATTTTATCATAAATATTTAAAATTGTATTTTAACTTTAGCGAATATAATAAGACTTATGATATTCTCCAAAAATTATTTATAAAATTTGAATTATTTTTCAAATTTATAAATATTAATTATTACTTTTCGTTAAATAGTTATATGAACTAATTCAATTTAGATTAATTATATGGCATCTTCAGTACCAGAAATAGATAGAAATGAACTTCTAAGAATAATCAATCTGCAGGATTATGATTATAGGTTTTATATTTTTAATGAGCTCAAAAAATCATTGATTTTTGATAGATTTGAGGCATTGCTCAAGACAACAAAAAATGATTCTCTAACTTATGATGAAATAACCGAAGAAGTAGAATCTGTAAGAAAATCATGATATGAAAAAGGACAACAAGTCTTATAAAATAATAATTGATTGATTCAAAAAAGATTATGATATTAATTTTCAAATACTTATAGCAAAATACTCAATGATATTAAACTACTTCCAAGAGGTAGTCAATAATACAAAATATAGTTGGAGAAATTAGTAAAAAAATAAATAATCCTTGCAACCTATTCAATTACAAGAACTTAATAATTTCAAGTGCGGAGAGGGAGGGATTCGAACCCTCGGTACAGTTGCCCGTACAACGGTTTTCGAGACCGCCACATTCAACCACTCTGCCACCTCTCCGAATTACTTTTACAAAAGTAATCAAAATTTTAAACTTAATCAAAATTAGATTATGTTAAATTACAATAAATTATCTTTTAAAACTATTAACAAAAAGTTTTTATCATATTGGAGTTGTTATGAAGTATTTGCCACATATTCTTTTGATGCTCTTTTCAATTACAAATCTAAATGCAGCAGATGTAAAATGGATTTTTGAGACTGATGATTCCTGCTTCGGGATGTCAGCGATGGAGTATATTAGCGGTGAGAATGCATATTATATATCCTTCGGATGTTACCGTAATGATGGAAATATCTATGTTGTTAATTCAAAAACCGGAGAATTGGTTTGGAAATTTTTCACAGGTGAGTCAGCAGAAGGTTGTAACGACACTGCTCCACTTATTTATGATGTTGATGATGACGGCTATCCTGAGCTTATTGTAGCAAGCTCATGCACACCTAAAACCTATTGCTTCGACCTTCAGAATGGCACAATCAAATGGATAACTAATACTCGTGGTAGCGATTCTCCACCCGTTATTGCAGATTTGGATGGTGACGGCAAGCTTGAGATTTTGCATGGTCAGTTTGGTGGATTTGTAGTTGCGATTGATGCGTTAACTGGCGAAAAACTTTGGGACAAGGAAGTTGACCCTAACTCTTGGATTCAGACAGCACCTACTATTATTGATATAGATGGTGATGGATTATCTGATTTCGTTGTTGCAAACTGGAGTTTCGAAGAAAAGCATCGTGTTTTTGCATATCGTGGTTTTGACCAGAAACTGCTTTGGACCAGAGAGCTTAATGGTGTTGTATATCATGGTTTCGGTATTACGGATTTAGATAAAGACGGAATGGATGACATAATTTTTGGAGATTACGGTGGTACTCTTTGGGCTTTAAATTCCAAAGACGGCAGCATCAAATGGACATACCAATCTCCTTTATATATCGGTTCACCGGTATCTATCGGAGATATTGATGGAGATGATAATTGCGAGTTAGTTTTTACAAGTCATAACAGAGTAATTGCCCTTAATCATGATGGAAGCGAAAAATGGAATTATGTAATACCTGATTATGCTCATTCATTCAGAGGTGTTGCACTTTCTGATATGACCGGAAATAATCTGAAAGATATTGTTTTTAGCTCTTCAAAAGGCTTACTCTCAGCTGTTGAAGGTACAAGCGGAAACTTAATTTGGGACATTGATTTAGCTGAATATTACGGAAGACCACTTGATATGAATCATGCACCTGTAATAGGTGATATGGATGGAGATGGTTTGAAAGATGTTTTCATAGTTGGCGGAACAACAGATTATCCTGACTTTTCGCAAAATTATGGTGCCGGATTTTGCGTTTCTACTAATGCGCCAGCCAACGATGAATGGCTGATGTTTCAAAATAATCATTTAAGAAACGGAAATGTTAGTCCAAAAGAACCTAATGCTATCAATAATCAAAATGGAAATTTCATGATTTTCAATAATAAAAATCTGATTCAAATCGAAAATATAGATAGAAACTTGAATATAAAAATTATCAATCTTCTTGGACAAATTATATATAAAGGCATTATTGAAAGTTCGTATTTCGAGATAAATATTGAAAATTATCAAAATGGCTTTTATATATTATCTATAGATGGATACAATCATAAATTTATAAAATTTTAATTTTGTTTCATGCAACATTTTTAATATTGTAGCGTTTTAGTATTATTACGTATTCAAATTATTAATGGAGTTATCACAATGAAAAATTTTATGCTATTTTTAGCATTAGTTGTATTTGCAGGTGGTATAATCAGTTCATGTTCTGAAGATTCAAACACACCTTCAAAAGAAAAGAATTTGTTCCCAGCAACGAATAATTCTTTCTGGGTTTACACAAGAACTTATGTAAATGATGGTCAAACAGCTACTGCGACTGATTCTGTTGCTATTTCAGGTACTGAAACTGTCAAAGGTCAAACTGCTTCAAAGTATAATGTATATACCGGCGGACAACTTAGAGAATCATACTTCAGATACAGTCAGGACTCTAAGTTATACTCCCTTCCTTCGGAGCTTTTACCCGCAGATATACTTGCTTTAATCCCAGCAGAAATTTTACCTCAGGACTGGGTTGTAATAGCAGATGACAAAACTAACTCATGGGAAATGTTTACATTTAATGTTGACAATGTACCTGTTGATTTAGGAGGAACCACTACTACACTTAATGGCGTTATTAAAGTAACAGGTCAGAAAGGCGGAATGGTTAACAAAAGTGTGGGAGCTACAAATTACAGTTGTCAGGAATTTACATCAAAAATTTCTTACACAGGTAAAATTAATTATTTAGGTCAGAACATTGACCTGAAATTCGAAGTTAATTCCAAAACATATTATGCTGATAATGTTGGTTTAGTATATTCAGAAACTCCTGAACAAGAAATAGTTGTTGATCTTGTTTTTTCAAAGATACCTGTATATAAAATTGAAGCTACTAATAGTGCACTTGTTAGGTTTAGCGTAGCTCAGTAACAAATATTAATTTGATTTACTAATTGTGAAGCTCTTTGGTTAGCATATTATAAGCTTAATCAAAGGGCTTTTTAATTGTAATAATAAAATTATCACTTTATTTACCCAAAATTTTATTATTTTTGAAGTTCCAAATTTTAATAAACTGGTTCAATATTTGATATACCATTTGATGTTTTAATGATTATATAATTGAGATTTTGAAGAAAAATAATAGAATATTATTTATTATACTGATATTATTCGGTTTCGGATTAATTTCGGCAGGGCAGTCCGTTAACAAAGCTAAGGACTATTCCCGTCATTTACATATTTTAATACCTGAAATTGAATATCATGACGTTTTCTTACCAAAAAAAGATACAATTTTCATTCATGGTGATGAATATATTGATATTTGCCTGAAGAATCAACTGACAACACTTTATCGCAGAAGTGATACAGCAGTCGCATTCCCTATTTCATCAGGTACTGAAAATATTGCGAAAGGAATCAAAACTTCAACGGGCATTTTTACTGTACAATCTAAAATCAGACTTGGAATATCCCGACAGTTTAACAATGCCGAGCTTATTAATTGGATTGGTTTTAATGGCAATATTGGCTTTCATGGACTCAGTGGTAGCGGTTATTATCAATATCTTGGTAAACGCCCGTCATCACATGGTTGCGTAAGGATATCCCGTGAGGATGGCAACACTCTTTATGAATCTGTAAAAATTGGAACACCTGTAATTGTTTATGAGGATGAGCCTGCACGCGTTCTGGCTTTTTACGACGATAAGATACATAATTCCAAATCTGCCATAATTCTGAGGGACAATAAGCATTTAATGAATAATCTCGACAGACGTCTCGAGAATTTGTATTTAGGCAATGGACACTTAAACAATTCTTTTAACCTGATTTTTGATAATAACACTATTCTAAAAAAATTAAAAATTCCGGTAGGTGAATTCAAAAAAGTTGCAGTCAAGCAAAAATTTATACCTCCTGCTACCAAATATTACAACTTAGCATCGGATAATACCAGATTATCTGAAAAGCTCAAAGAGATTTCAAGTCCGGTTAATTTTTAAAATTTTCTTTAATTGAAAATAATATTTTGACATTTGAAAAAAAAACGTTATTTTTGTAAACTTAATTCAGCCAAATATCACGGAGAGGTGGCAGAGAGGCTGAATGCACCGGTTTGCTAAACCGACGTAGTGGTAACATCCGCTACCGAGGGTTCGAATCCCTCCCTCTCCGCAAATATAAACAATAAATCCTTGCAAATTTTATATTTACAAGGATTTTTTATCTGATTCAACATATTCCTCTTTCCAAATTTCAAAAATTTGACTTTCTACATCTTCACAAATTTTTCTACCTTATTGCCAATTTTGATGAAATACACTCCTGCGGGCAAATGAGATACATAAATGCGTTTTGTGGACAGGGCAAGCCCTATCACTACAATTCAATTCTTAAAATTCCGAAGTTTTGAAAACTTCGGAAGTTTTATTTGACGTCATAATCAAGGATAATTCAGATTAAAAGATTTAGCGGATTAATTCCAAAAACAAGATGTGCCACACCCGTTTAGGTATGGCACAATTTAAACAATGCCTTTTGATTCTATCTCAAGAAAATCCTTAAACCAATATTTGCAAATGAATAGGACATTATTTTTGAATTATAGTGCATTCCGGATAATTCCAAACCAATAAAATCATATTGAAAACCCATTGAGACTTTGGAATTTAATCCTGAATTTGTACCTTCAATATCAGGAAATTTTAAATGTGTTAAACCCGTAAGAACATCAAAGTAAATACGGAACTTTTCCATTTCTGATAAACTCATTCTTAAGCCCATATTTATATTAAATATGAAAAGGTCTTTAGCTTTATCAAACCCTCCTAAGAGCGAAATATCATATAATAATGAGAAGAAAAATCCACTTCTTTCCCTGAGTAAATTTTCAATTGTAAAACCTAAAGGAATTAATTTTTCAGAATTTTCATTATAT
Protein-coding sequences here:
- a CDS encoding PQQ-binding-like beta-propeller repeat protein; translated protein: MKYLPHILLMLFSITNLNAADVKWIFETDDSCFGMSAMEYISGENAYYISFGCYRNDGNIYVVNSKTGELVWKFFTGESAEGCNDTAPLIYDVDDDGYPELIVASSCTPKTYCFDLQNGTIKWITNTRGSDSPPVIADLDGDGKLEILHGQFGGFVVAIDALTGEKLWDKEVDPNSWIQTAPTIIDIDGDGLSDFVVANWSFEEKHRVFAYRGFDQKLLWTRELNGVVYHGFGITDLDKDGMDDIIFGDYGGTLWALNSKDGSIKWTYQSPLYIGSPVSIGDIDGDDNCELVFTSHNRVIALNHDGSEKWNYVIPDYAHSFRGVALSDMTGNNLKDIVFSSSKGLLSAVEGTSGNLIWDIDLAEYYGRPLDMNHAPVIGDMDGDGLKDVFIVGGTTDYPDFSQNYGAGFCVSTNAPANDEWLMFQNNHLRNGNVSPKEPNAINNQNGNFMIFNNKNLIQIENIDRNLNIKIINLLGQIIYKGIIESSYFEINIENYQNGFYILSIDGYNHKFIKF
- a CDS encoding 2Fe-2S iron-sulfur cluster binding domain-containing protein encodes the protein MALKFYSLKVSDLVRETIDTLTITFDVPSEIKSEFAYKHGQYITVKVPVNGSENRRAYSICTSPVTDNKLSITVKKVDDGIVSRYINETLKIGDMLEIMPPLGNFTIDLNPESSNSYFLIGAGSGITPLMSILKTILAVESNSKVYLLYQNRTEESIIFAGQLSELSQKYSGRFYLTNILSQPTADWSGEKGRLNSDFIEKYISENAGNEIFKAHYFICGPQGLMETSDLALRNLKVASYQIHKEIFTITQTSPDEGNENIVLDSNDEIITRKVKIILYSEEIEFLVEPDETVLTAAQREGQDPPFSCQIGACSTCRAKLISGKVYMDERDSLTDEEIEEGYVLTCQAHPLTDDVVIDYDD
- a CDS encoding L,D-transpeptidase — translated: MKKNNRILFIILILFGFGLISAGQSVNKAKDYSRHLHILIPEIEYHDVFLPKKDTIFIHGDEYIDICLKNQLTTLYRRSDTAVAFPISSGTENIAKGIKTSTGIFTVQSKIRLGISRQFNNAELINWIGFNGNIGFHGLSGSGYYQYLGKRPSSHGCVRISREDGNTLYESVKIGTPVIVYEDEPARVLAFYDDKIHNSKSAIILRDNKHLMNNLDRRLENLYLGNGHLNNSFNLIFDNNTILKKLKIPVGEFKKVAVKQKFIPPATKYYNLASDNTRLSEKLKEISSPVNF
- a CDS encoding DUF4221 family protein, whose protein sequence is MYIIFLFSCSSDSSNEINFEYEKTFSISISDTTDSQPNKISYYYDLKSKQEYLVNYNADFDIIELYSIKYFNLNYVIHLNFKAKGIFIHNLDSIFCISKFNDSIFLINTNSEILQSWDINEILYVPEGKYVTEYNINEQMYLIDNNLIIKIGLDGYPFEHYKAYTLLNFNIVSQQHNKLVKYPIEISKQDDPGLISKSYCESNGCIVVIFSDDPTIFKYDKIGNLISYKIIKSKYIQEFSKYDTTLGKKFSYNNKHQIMKPEFFKILYDNYNKVFYRINKHKQEFEVNGIVNDYYDCSWSISILDSNLNLIYEQLFPPKNFYFLNTFVTKEGLIISNNNPNNPNYDENYFSFSLFKLMKRIK